The following are encoded together in the Synergistaceae bacterium genome:
- the hslV gene encoding ATP-dependent protease subunit HslV: protein MKGLITLFNGTTIVCVRKDSRVAMAGDGQVTLGSQVIKGNARKVRTLLDGKILVGFAGGTADAMTLLEKFEDCLEQEKGDLMKGAVKLVREWRLDKALRRLEAMMLAADKEITLLLSGAGDVLEPEGDVASIGSGSGYALAAGRALRESTDKSPEEIARRAIELASEICIYTNKNITLEVLE from the coding sequence ATGAAAGGATTGATTACTCTGTTTAACGGAACTACTATAGTTTGTGTGCGAAAAGATTCGCGGGTTGCTATGGCAGGAGACGGCCAAGTTACTCTAGGTTCGCAGGTAATAAAGGGTAATGCCCGCAAAGTCCGGACTCTCTTAGACGGTAAAATTTTAGTCGGTTTTGCCGGAGGTACTGCGGACGCTATGACGTTGCTAGAAAAATTTGAGGATTGCCTAGAACAGGAAAAAGGCGACTTAATGAAGGGTGCTGTAAAACTTGTTAGAGAATGGCGGCTCGATAAGGCTTTAAGACGGCTCGAAGCTATGATGTTAGCTGCTGATAAAGAAATCACGTTATTATTGAGCGGCGCGGGCGATGTCTTGGAACCTGAAGGCGATGTTGCGTCAATAGGGTCGGGGTCGGGATATGCTTTGGCGGCTGGGCGTGCTTTGAGGGAGTCTACTGATAAGAGTCCCGAAGAGATTGCGCGGCGTGCTATTGAGTTAGCTTCAGAAATTTGCATTTACACGAATAAAAATATTACTCTTGAGGTACTAGAATAA